Proteins from a single region of Salipiger sp. H15:
- the rplD gene encoding 50S ribosomal protein L4 has product MKLDVIKLDGGAAGEVELTDAIFDLEPRADILHRVVRWQRNKAQAGTHKVKTRSEVSYSTKKIYRQKGTGGARHGSRKAPIFRKGGIYKGPTPRSHGHDLPKKVRALGLKLALSAKAKTGSLVIIENAETDGKTKTLAAQVKSLGWKRALVIDGASVNEGFARAAANIEGLDVLPSVGANVYDILKRDTLVLTKAGVEALEARLK; this is encoded by the coding sequence ATGAAACTCGACGTTATCAAACTCGACGGCGGTGCCGCGGGCGAAGTCGAGCTGACGGACGCGATCTTTGATCTCGAGCCGCGCGCCGACATTCTGCACCGTGTGGTTCGCTGGCAGCGTAACAAGGCCCAGGCCGGTACGCACAAGGTCAAGACCCGCTCGGAAGTGAGCTACTCGACCAAGAAGATCTATCGCCAGAAGGGCACCGGCGGCGCACGCCACGGCTCCCGCAAGGCGCCGATCTTCCGCAAGGGTGGCATCTACAAGGGCCCGACCCCGCGCAGCCACGGCCATGACCTGCCCAAGAAGGTCCGTGCTCTCGGCCTCAAGCTGGCCCTCTCGGCGAAAGCCAAGACCGGCTCGCTCGTGATCATCGAGAACGCTGAGACCGATGGCAAGACCAAGACGCTGGCGGCACAGGTGAAGAGCCTGGGCTGGAAGCGCGCCCTGGTGATCGACGGTGCTTCGGTGAACGAGGGCTTCGCCCGCGCCGCCGCGAACATCGAAGGTCTGGACGTGCTGCCCTCCGTCGGCGCCAACGTGTATGACATCCTCAAGCGTGACACCCTGGTGCTCACCAAGGCGGGTGTCGAAGCTCTGGAGGCTCGACTGAAATGA
- a CDS encoding 50S ribosomal protein L23, with protein sequence MTAKAQHYDVIRKPIITEKSTMVGENGVVVFEVAIDSTKPQVKEAVEALFGVKVKAVNTTITKGKVKRFRGQIGKRNDVKKAYVTLEEGNTIDVTTGL encoded by the coding sequence ATGACCGCTAAGGCACAACACTACGACGTGATCCGCAAGCCGATCATCACCGAGAAATCCACCATGGTCGGCGAGAACGGCGTCGTGGTCTTCGAAGTGGCGATCGACTCGACCAAACCCCAGGTCAAGGAGGCCGTCGAGGCGCTCTTCGGCGTGAAGGTGAAGGCGGTCAACACCACCATCACCAAGGGCAAGGTGAAGCGTTTCCGCGGCCAGATCGGCAAGCGGAACGACGTCAAGAAGGCCTACGTGACCCTCGAAGAGGGCAACACGATCGACGTGACCACCGGTCTCTGA
- the rplB gene encoding 50S ribosomal protein L2, translated as MALKSYKPTTPGQRGLVLIDRSELYKGRPVKALTEGLTKSGGRNNTGRITARRRGGGAKRLYRIVDFKRNKFDVSATVARIEYDPNRTAFIALVQYDDGEQAYILAPQRLAIGDRVIASAKADIKPGNAMPFSGMPIGTIVHNIELKPGKGGQIARAAGTYAQFVGRDGGYAQIRLSSGELRMVRQECMATIGAVSNPDNSNQNLGKAGRNRHYGKRPSVRGVVMNPIDHPHGGGEGRTSGGRHPVTPWGKPTKGKKTRNPNKASSKLIIRSRHAKKKGR; from the coding sequence ATGGCACTTAAGTCGTACAAGCCGACGACGCCGGGCCAGCGCGGGCTGGTGCTGATCGACCGTTCGGAGCTGTATAAAGGACGTCCCGTCAAGGCCCTCACCGAGGGTCTGACGAAATCGGGCGGCCGGAACAACACCGGACGGATCACCGCACGCCGCCGCGGCGGTGGCGCGAAGCGTCTCTATCGCATCGTGGACTTCAAGCGGAACAAGTTCGACGTGTCGGCCACCGTGGCCCGCATCGAATACGACCCGAACCGGACCGCGTTCATCGCCCTCGTCCAGTATGACGATGGCGAACAGGCCTACATCCTCGCGCCCCAGCGTCTCGCCATCGGCGACCGCGTGATCGCGTCGGCCAAAGCGGACATCAAGCCCGGCAACGCAATGCCCTTCTCGGGCATGCCGATCGGCACGATCGTCCACAACATCGAGCTGAAGCCCGGCAAGGGCGGCCAGATCGCACGCGCCGCGGGCACCTATGCCCAATTCGTCGGCCGTGACGGTGGCTACGCTCAGATCCGCCTTTCCTCGGGCGAACTGCGCATGGTTCGTCAGGAATGCATGGCCACCATCGGTGCCGTGTCGAACCCTGACAACTCGAACCAGAACCTTGGTAAAGCCGGCCGCAACCGCCACTATGGCAAGCGTCCGTCCGTCCGCGGCGTCGTCATGAACCCGATCGACCACCCGCACGGTGGTGGTGAAGGTCGTACCTCCGGTGGCCGTCACCCGGTTACCCCGTGGGGCAAGCCGACCAAGGGCAAGAAGACCCGCAATCCCAACAAGGCGTCCAGCAAGCTGATCATCCGCTCGCGTCACGCCAAGAAGAAAGGGCGGTAA
- the rpsS gene encoding 30S ribosomal protein S19, producing MSRSVWKGPFVDAYVLKKAEKVRESGKNEVIKIWSRRSTILPQFVGLTFAVYNGQKHVPVNVTEDMIGQKFGEYSPTRTYYGHAADKKAKRK from the coding sequence ATGTCGCGCTCTGTCTGGAAAGGCCCGTTCGTCGACGCCTACGTCCTGAAAAAGGCCGAGAAGGTTCGCGAATCTGGCAAGAACGAAGTCATCAAAATCTGGTCGCGCCGCTCGACGATCCTGCCCCAGTTCGTGGGTCTGACGTTCGCGGTCTACAATGGCCAGAAGCATGTTCCCGTCAATGTCACCGAAGACATGATCGGTCAGAAGTTCGGTGAATACTCGCCGACCCGGACCTATTATGGCCACGCGGCTGACAAGAAAGCCAAGAGGAAGTAA
- the rplV gene encoding 50S ribosomal protein L22 — translation MGKDKNPRRVADNEAMAKLRMLRTSPQKLNLVAALIRGKKVERALTDLTFSKKRIAVDVKKCLQSAIANAENNHGLDVDDLIVAEAFVGKNLVMKRGRPRARGRFGRINKPFSELTIKVRQVEEQA, via the coding sequence ATGGGCAAGGATAAGAATCCCCGCCGCGTGGCGGACAACGAGGCGATGGCAAAGCTGCGCATGCTGCGCACTTCGCCGCAGAAGCTGAACCTGGTGGCCGCGCTGATCCGCGGCAAGAAGGTCGAGCGGGCCCTCACGGACCTGACCTTCTCGAAGAAGCGGATCGCCGTGGACGTGAAGAAGTGCCTTCAGTCCGCAATCGCGAACGCCGAGAACAACCACGGTCTGGACGTCGATGATCTGATCGTCGCCGAAGCCTTCGTGGGCAAGAACCTTGTGATGAAGCGTGGGCGTCCGCGCGCACGTGGCCGCTTCGGCCGCATCAACAAGCCGTTCTCGGAACTCACCATCAAGGTGCGTCAGGTCGAGGAGCAAGCCTAA
- the rpsC gene encoding 30S ribosomal protein S3, with the protein MGNKTNPIGMRLQVNRTWDSRWYADTKDYGNLLLEDLAIRDFIHEECKQAGVARVIIERPHKKCRVTIHTARPGVIIGKKGADIEVLRKKLAKMTDSELHLNIVEVRKPELDARLVGESIAQQLERRVSFRRAMKRAVQNAMRMGALGIRVNVAGRLGGAEIARTEWYREGRVPLHTLRADIDYSHVEATTPYGIIGIKVWIFKGEIMEHDPAARDRKSAELQDGPAPRGAMGGRR; encoded by the coding sequence ATGGGTAACAAGACCAATCCGATCGGCATGCGCCTCCAGGTCAACCGCACCTGGGACAGCCGCTGGTACGCCGACACCAAGGACTACGGTAACCTGCTTCTGGAAGACCTCGCGATCCGCGATTTCATCCACGAAGAGTGCAAGCAGGCCGGCGTCGCACGTGTGATCATCGAGCGTCCGCACAAGAAGTGCCGCGTCACGATCCACACCGCACGCCCCGGCGTCATCATCGGCAAGAAAGGCGCGGACATCGAAGTCCTGCGCAAGAAGCTGGCGAAGATGACCGACTCCGAGCTGCACCTCAACATCGTTGAAGTGCGCAAGCCCGAGCTCGACGCCCGCCTCGTGGGTGAGAGCATCGCGCAGCAGCTCGAGCGCCGTGTGTCCTTCCGTCGTGCCATGAAGCGTGCCGTGCAGAACGCCATGCGCATGGGCGCCCTGGGCATCCGCGTGAACGTCGCTGGCCGTCTCGGCGGTGCCGAGATTGCTCGTACCGAGTGGTATCGCGAAGGCCGTGTGCCCCTGCACACCCTGCGCGCCGACATCGATTACTCGCACGTCGAAGCCACGACCCCCTATGGTATCATCGGGATCAAGGTCTGGATCTTCAAAGGCGAGATCATGGAGCATGACCCGGCAGCCCGCGACCGTAAGTCCGCGGAACTGCAGGACGGTCCGGCTCCGCGCGGCGCCATGGGCGGCCGTCGCTGA
- the rplP gene encoding 50S ribosomal protein L16, whose translation MLQPKRTKFRKMFKGRIKGEAKGGSDLNFGHFGLKALQPERVTARQIEAARRAMTRHMKRQGRVWIRIFPDTPVTSKPTEVRMGKGKGSVDYWACKVKPGRVMFEIDGVPEDIAREALRLAAMKLPIKSRVVVREDW comes from the coding sequence ATGCTTCAACCGAAACGCACTAAATTCCGGAAGATGTTCAAGGGCCGCATCAAAGGTGAGGCCAAGGGCGGTTCCGACCTGAACTTCGGCCACTTTGGCCTGAAGGCTCTTCAGCCCGAGCGTGTGACGGCTCGTCAGATCGAAGCGGCTCGCCGCGCGATGACCCGCCACATGAAACGTCAGGGCCGGGTCTGGATCCGTATCTTCCCGGACACCCCCGTGACCTCCAAGCCCACCGAAGTTCGTATGGGTAAGGGTAAAGGTTCCGTGGATTACTGGGCCTGCAAAGTGAAGCCGGGCCGCGTGATGTTCGAGATCGACGGTGTTCCCGAGGACATCGCCCGCGAGGCCCTGCGCCTTGCCGCGATGAAACTGCCGATCAAGTCGCGCGTCGTGGTTCGCGAGGACTGGTAA
- a CDS encoding 2OG-Fe(II) oxygenase family protein, whose protein sequence is MAQIRSLFATRLYRARLAEHGPEIDADELEGSCYSIAEDDEAGQEWCEQNDYPGYTSYASLTDLPWRFPIFGDLVKSLDAHVAAFAEDLEFELADRKLVLEDLWINILPEGGTHSSHIHPHSVISGTTYVSMPEGASALKLEDPRLPMMMAAPTRRKGCREELRSFIYEKPAVGDVLLWESWLRHEVPMNMSEDERISVSFNYKWE, encoded by the coding sequence ATGGCCCAGATCCGCTCTCTCTTCGCCACCCGCCTCTACCGCGCGCGCCTCGCCGAACACGGCCCCGAGATCGACGCGGACGAGCTCGAGGGCTCCTGCTACTCCATCGCCGAGGATGACGAGGCGGGCCAGGAGTGGTGCGAGCAGAACGACTACCCGGGCTACACCTCCTACGCCTCGCTGACCGACCTGCCGTGGCGCTTCCCGATCTTCGGCGACCTGGTGAAGTCGCTCGACGCCCATGTCGCGGCCTTTGCCGAGGATCTCGAGTTCGAGCTCGCCGACCGGAAGCTGGTGCTCGAGGATCTCTGGATCAACATCCTGCCCGAGGGCGGCACGCACAGCTCGCACATCCACCCGCACTCGGTGATCTCGGGCACCACCTATGTCTCGATGCCCGAGGGCGCCAGCGCGCTGAAGCTCGAGGACCCGCGCCTGCCGATGATGATGGCCGCTCCGACCCGCAGGAAGGGCTGCCGCGAGGAGCTGCGCTCGTTCATCTACGAGAAGCCCGCCGTGGGCGACGTGCTGCTCTGGGAGAGCTGGCTGCGCCACGAGGTGCCGATGAACATGTCCGAGGACGAGCGCATTTCGGTCAGCTTCAACTACAAGTGGGAGTGA
- the rpmC gene encoding 50S ribosomal protein L29, producing the protein MDAKELANKTPDQLRDELVALKKEAFNLRFQKATGALENTARIRQVRRDVARVNTVLNQKAAGAAATE; encoded by the coding sequence ATGGACGCCAAAGAACTTGCGAACAAGACCCCGGACCAGCTCCGGGACGAGCTCGTCGCGCTGAAGAAGGAAGCGTTCAACCTGCGCTTCCAGAAAGCGACCGGCGCACTCGAGAACACCGCACGCATCCGCCAGGTGCGTCGCGACGTTGCCCGCGTCAACACCGTGCTGAACCAAAAAGCCGCCGGCGCGGCAGCAACCGAATAA
- the rpsQ gene encoding 30S ribosomal protein S17 yields the protein MPKRILQGTVTSTANAQTVTVSVERRFKHPVLQKTVRKSKKYRAHDEAEKFAVGDTVRIIECAPKSKTKRWEVIAE from the coding sequence ATGCCCAAGCGCATCCTGCAAGGCACCGTGACTTCCACGGCAAACGCACAGACCGTCACCGTTTCGGTCGAGCGTCGCTTCAAGCACCCCGTCCTTCAAAAGACCGTGCGGAAGTCGAAGAAATACCGGGCTCATGACGAGGCCGAGAAATTCGCTGTTGGCGATACGGTTCGCATCATCGAGTGCGCACCGAAGTCCAAGACGAAGCGCTGGGAAGTCATCGCAGAGTAA
- the rplN gene encoding 50S ribosomal protein L14: MIQMQTNLDVADNSGARKVQCIKVLGGSHRRYASVGDIIVVSVKEAIPRGRVKKGDVRKAVVVRTAKEVRREDGTSIRFDRNAAVILNNAGEPVGTRIFGPVVRELRAKNFMKIISLAPEVL, encoded by the coding sequence ATGATCCAGATGCAGACCAATCTGGATGTTGCTGACAATTCCGGTGCCCGGAAGGTTCAGTGCATCAAGGTCCTCGGCGGCTCGCATCGCCGCTACGCATCGGTCGGCGACATCATCGTCGTCTCGGTGAAAGAGGCCATTCCGCGCGGCCGCGTGAAGAAAGGTGACGTCCGCAAGGCCGTCGTCGTGCGCACCGCCAAGGAAGTTCGTCGTGAAGATGGCACGTCGATCCGCTTCGACCGCAACGCGGCCGTCATCCTGAACAACGCGGGCGAGCCGGTCGGCACCCGTATTTTCGGGCCGGTGGTTCGTGAGCTGCGTGCGAAGAACTTCATGAAGATCATCTCGCTTGCGCCGGAGGTGCTGTAA
- the rplX gene encoding 50S ribosomal protein L24 — translation MAAKLRKGDKVVVLAGKDKGKTGTIESVDPKAGKAVVGGINMAVRHTRQSQTSQGGRMPKAMPLDLSNLAIVDANGKATRVGFRMEGDKKVRFAKTTGDVIDA, via the coding sequence ATGGCTGCGAAACTCCGTAAAGGCGACAAGGTCGTCGTCCTCGCCGGCAAAGACAAGGGCAAGACCGGGACCATCGAGTCCGTCGATCCCAAGGCTGGCAAGGCTGTTGTCGGCGGCATCAACATGGCCGTCCGTCACACCCGCCAGAGCCAGACCTCGCAGGGTGGCCGCATGCCGAAGGCAATGCCGCTCGACCTGTCGAACCTGGCCATCGTCGATGCCAACGGCAAGGCAACCCGCGTCGGCTTCCGCATGGAAGGTGACAAGAAGGTCCGCTTCGCCAAGACCACGGGGGACGTGATCGATGCTTGA
- the rplE gene encoding 50S ribosomal protein L5 yields the protein MLDTATYTPRLKTQYRESIKAALKEEFGYKNMMQVPALDKIVLNIGCGAEAVRDSKKAKSAQQDLTQIAGQLAVTTKAKKSIAGFRVREDMPLGAKVTLRGDRMYDFLDRLINIAMPRIRDFRGVKPSFDGRGNFAMGIKEHIVFPEIEFDKVDEVWGIDVIITTTADTDAEAKALLKHFNMPFNA from the coding sequence ATGCTTGATACCGCGACCTACACGCCGCGTCTGAAGACGCAGTACCGCGAGTCGATCAAGGCCGCTCTCAAGGAAGAGTTCGGCTACAAGAACATGATGCAGGTTCCTGCACTCGATAAGATCGTTCTGAACATCGGCTGCGGCGCAGAAGCCGTGCGCGACTCCAAGAAGGCGAAATCGGCTCAGCAAGACCTGACCCAGATCGCCGGCCAGCTGGCTGTCACCACCAAGGCAAAGAAGTCGATCGCCGGCTTCCGCGTCCGTGAAGACATGCCGCTCGGTGCAAAGGTCACGCTGCGTGGTGACCGGATGTACGACTTCCTCGATCGCCTGATCAACATCGCGATGCCGCGTATCCGCGACTTCCGTGGTGTGAAGCCGTCCTTCGACGGCCGTGGCAACTTCGCCATGGGCATCAAGGAACACATCGTGTTCCCCGAAATCGAATTCGACAAGGTCGATGAGGTTTGGGGTATCGACGTGATCATCACCACGACCGCCGACACCGACGCGGAAGCCAAGGCGCTGTTGAAGCATTTCAACATGCCCTTCAACGCCTGA
- the rpsN gene encoding 30S ribosomal protein S14, giving the protein MAKKSMIEREKKRQKLVEQYAAKRAALKEIATDESKPMEERFKARLQLAKLPRNSSPTRLHNRCQLTGRPHAYYRKLKISRIALRELGSMGQLPGVVKSSW; this is encoded by the coding sequence ATGGCCAAAAAATCCATGATCGAACGCGAGAAGAAGCGTCAGAAGCTGGTGGAGCAATACGCCGCCAAGCGCGCCGCTCTGAAAGAGATCGCGACCGACGAAAGCAAACCGATGGAAGAGCGCTTCAAGGCTCGCCTGCAACTGGCGAAACTCCCGCGCAACTCCTCGCCGACCCGTCTGCACAACCGTTGCCAGCTGACCGGTCGTCCCCATGCCTACTACCGCAAGCTGAAAATCAGCCGTATCGCCCTGCGCGAACTCGGTTCGATGGGCCAGCTGCCCGGTGTGGTCAAGTCGAGCTGGTAA
- the rpsH gene encoding 30S ribosomal protein S8, producing the protein MNDPIGDMLTRIRNAQMRGKSTVSTPASKLRAWVLDVLADEGYIRGYEKGTDERGHGTLEISLKYFDGTPVIRELKRVSKPGRRVYMGVSDIPQVRQGLGVSIVSTPKGVMSDANARAANVGGEVLCTVF; encoded by the coding sequence ATGAACGATCCTATCGGCGATATGCTCACCCGTATCCGCAACGCACAGATGCGCGGCAAGTCGACCGTGTCGACCCCCGCTTCCAAGCTGCGCGCCTGGGTGCTCGACGTCCTCGCGGACGAAGGCTACATCCGCGGCTACGAAAAAGGCACTGACGAGCGCGGCCACGGCACGCTCGAGATCAGCCTGAAGTACTTCGACGGCACCCCCGTCATTCGCGAACTGAAGCGGGTCTCCAAGCCCGGCCGTCGCGTCTACATGGGTGTCAGTGACATCCCGCAGGTCCGCCAGGGCCTCGGTGTGTCGATTGTCAGCACGCCGAAGGGCGTGATGTCGGACGCAAATGCCCGCGCTGCCAATGTTGGCGGCGAGGTGCTCTGCACGGTCTTCTAA
- the rplF gene encoding 50S ribosomal protein L6 encodes MSRIGKKPVELPSGVSASVSGQTVEVKGPKGTQTFNATDDVTIKVEDNVITVAPRGNSKRALQQWGMSRTVIANMVHGVQNTFKKELEIQGVGYRAAVQGSTLKLNLGYSHDVNFDIPAGITVTTPKPTEIIIEGHDLQEVGQVAANIRDWRRPEPYKGKGIRYKGEYIFAKEGKKK; translated from the coding sequence ATGTCTCGTATTGGTAAGAAACCGGTCGAGCTGCCGTCGGGTGTTTCCGCATCCGTCTCCGGCCAGACCGTCGAAGTGAAGGGCCCGAAAGGCACCCAGACCTTCAACGCGACCGACGACGTGACCATCAAGGTCGAGGACAATGTCATCACTGTGGCGCCGCGCGGCAACTCGAAGCGCGCGCTCCAGCAGTGGGGCATGTCCCGCACCGTGATCGCGAACATGGTCCACGGTGTTCAGAACACCTTCAAGAAAGAGCTCGAGATCCAGGGTGTGGGTTACCGCGCCGCGGTTCAGGGTTCGACCCTGAAGCTGAACCTGGGCTACAGCCACGACGTGAACTTCGACATTCCCGCCGGCATCACGGTCACCACGCCGAAGCCGACCGAGATCATCATCGAAGGTCACGATCTGCAGGAAGTCGGTCAGGTTGCGGCGAACATCCGCGACTGGCGCCGCCCCGAGCCCTACAAAGGCAAGGGTATTCGCTATAAGGGCGAATACATCTTCGCCAAGGAAGGCAAGAAGAAGTAA
- the rplR gene encoding 50S ribosomal protein L18, producing MALSKRELFLKRRLRVRNKLRKVNAGRVRLSVHRSNKNISVQLIDDVQGVTLASASSLEKDLGVVGKGNVEAAQKVGTAIAERAKKAGVDEAYFDRGGFLFHGRVKALADAAREAGLKI from the coding sequence ATGGCACTCAGCAAACGGGAACTGTTCCTCAAGCGCCGCCTGCGCGTCCGGAACAAGCTTCGCAAGGTCAACGCCGGGCGTGTTCGCCTGTCGGTGCACCGCTCGAACAAGAACATCAGCGTGCAGCTGATCGACGACGTGCAGGGCGTGACCCTGGCATCCGCCTCCTCGCTGGAGAAGGATCTCGGCGTCGTCGGCAAAGGCAACGTGGAAGCCGCCCAGAAGGTTGGCACCGCGATCGCCGAGCGCGCGAAGAAAGCCGGTGTGGACGAAGCCTACTTCGACCGCGGCGGTTTCCTCTTCCACGGTCGCGTCAAGGCCCTGGCCGACGCAGCCCGCGAAGCAGGTCTGAAAATCTGA
- the rpsE gene encoding 30S ribosomal protein S5, with the protein MAERENRRGNRREREEAPEFADRLVAINRVSKTVKGGKRFGFAALVVVGDQKGRVGFGKGKAKEVPEAIRKATEQAKRKMIRVPLREGRTLHHDIEGRHGAGRVVMRTAPQGTGIIAGGPMRAVFEMLGVHDVVAKSIGSQNPYNMIRATLNALEKVNSPRSVAQRRGKKVADILPKRDDAPAESSQVAEEA; encoded by the coding sequence ATGGCAGAACGTGAAAACCGCCGCGGGAACCGTCGCGAACGCGAGGAAGCCCCGGAATTCGCAGATCGCCTTGTCGCGATCAACCGTGTGTCCAAGACCGTCAAGGGTGGTAAGCGCTTCGGCTTCGCCGCGCTCGTCGTCGTCGGCGACCAGAAGGGCCGCGTCGGCTTCGGCAAGGGCAAGGCCAAGGAGGTCCCCGAGGCCATCCGCAAGGCCACCGAGCAAGCCAAGCGCAAGATGATTCGCGTGCCGCTGCGCGAAGGCCGCACGCTGCACCACGACATCGAAGGCCGTCACGGCGCTGGCCGTGTGGTGATGCGCACCGCACCGCAAGGTACCGGTATCATCGCCGGTGGTCCGATGCGTGCCGTGTTCGAGATGCTGGGCGTGCACGACGTGGTCGCCAAGTCGATCGGTTCGCAGAACCCCTACAACATGATCCGCGCCACGCTGAACGCGCTGGAAAAGGTCAACTCGCCCCGCAGCGTCGCCCAGCGTCGCGGCAAGAAGGTGGCAGACATCCTTCCCAAGCGTGACGATGCCCCCGCGGAATCGTCGCAAGTGGCTGAGGAGGCCTGA
- the rpmD gene encoding 50S ribosomal protein L30, whose amino-acid sequence MAKTIVVKQIGSPIRRPAVQRQTLIGLGLNKMNKTRELEDTPAVRGMVRKIPHLVEIIEERG is encoded by the coding sequence ATGGCTAAGACCATCGTTGTGAAGCAGATCGGCTCGCCGATCCGTCGCCCCGCCGTCCAGCGCCAGACGCTGATCGGCCTGGGTCTGAACAAGATGAACAAGACCCGCGAGCTTGAGGACACCCCCGCCGTGCGCGGCATGGTTCGCAAGATCCCGCACCTGGTAGAGATCATCGAAGAGCGCGGCTGA
- the rplO gene encoding 50S ribosomal protein L15 produces the protein MKLHELRDNEGATRTKKRVGRGPGSGKGKTGGRGIKGQKSRSGVAINGYEGGQMPLYQRLPKRGFNKPNRKSFAVVNLGLIQKFVEAGKLDAASINEDTLVASGLVRRKLDGIRVLAKGDVTAALTIEVTGASKAAVEAVEKAGGALKTAVAAE, from the coding sequence ATGAAACTGCACGAACTGCGCGACAACGAAGGCGCAACCCGCACCAAGAAACGCGTCGGCCGTGGTCCGGGCTCCGGCAAGGGCAAGACCGGTGGCCGTGGTATCAAGGGTCAGAAATCCCGTTCGGGCGTGGCCATCAACGGCTACGAAGGCGGCCAGATGCCGCTCTACCAGCGTCTTCCTAAGCGCGGCTTCAACAAGCCCAACCGGAAGTCGTTCGCCGTGGTCAACCTCGGCCTGATCCAGAAGTTCGTCGAAGCCGGCAAGCTCGACGCCGCTTCGATCAACGAAGACACCCTCGTTGCTTCGGGCCTCGTGCGCCGCAAGCTCGACGGCATCCGCGTTCTCGCGAAAGGTGATGTCACCGCCGCCCTCACCATCGAGGTGACCGGCGCTTCGAAGGCCGCTGTCGAGGCGGTCGAGAAGGCAGGTGGCGCGCTGAAGACCGCAGTCGCGGCTGAATAA